The following proteins are co-located in the Corynebacterium kalinowskii genome:
- the zwf gene encoding glucose-6-phosphate dehydrogenase — translation MPAQSEQWVNPLKDPQDKRLPRIAGPSGMVIFGVTGDLARKKLLPAIYDLANRGLLPAGFALVGFGRRPWSKQEFEDYVYEAVISGARTEIRQNVWERLAEGMHFVSGAFDDEAAFDTLAETLSSLDTSRGTAGNWAFYLSVPPDYFDDVVHQLDRSNMARGNNGSWRRVIIEKPFGHDQDTARELNQVVNSVFPEDSVFRIDHYLGKETVQNIMALRFANQLFDPLWNSNFVDHVQITMAEDIGLGGRAGYYDGIGAARDVIQNHLLQLLALMAMEEPITYNPRELRTEKIKVLRATAPVYPLAKTTARGQYTAGWQGSTRVVGLREEEGFDPDSNTETFAACTLQINSRRWAGVPFYLRTGKRLGRRVTEIAVVFKQAPPLTFDESMTSAQGPNALVIRVQPDEGVLMRFGSKVPGSTMEVRDVNMDFAYSEAFTEESPEAYERLILDALLDENSLFPTNEEVELSWAILDPILEYWENRGKPDDYPAGTWGPESADRMMAREGRAWRRP, via the coding sequence GTGCCTGCACAAAGCGAACAATGGGTGAATCCGCTCAAGGATCCACAAGACAAACGCTTACCACGCATCGCCGGCCCTTCCGGCATGGTGATCTTCGGAGTCACGGGCGACCTTGCCCGCAAGAAGCTCCTGCCTGCTATCTATGACCTTGCTAATCGCGGTTTACTTCCCGCAGGATTCGCGCTCGTTGGCTTCGGCCGACGCCCCTGGTCGAAGCAGGAATTTGAGGACTACGTCTACGAAGCCGTTATTTCCGGCGCTCGCACGGAGATTCGTCAGAATGTTTGGGAGCGCCTAGCGGAAGGCATGCACTTCGTTTCCGGTGCATTCGACGACGAGGCAGCTTTCGACACCTTGGCCGAAACGCTGTCGTCGCTAGACACTTCCCGTGGTACCGCTGGTAACTGGGCGTTCTATCTCTCCGTGCCCCCTGACTATTTCGATGACGTCGTGCACCAGTTGGATCGCTCCAACATGGCCCGCGGCAACAACGGCTCGTGGCGCCGAGTGATCATCGAGAAGCCATTTGGCCACGATCAAGACACCGCCCGGGAACTCAACCAAGTGGTCAACTCCGTGTTCCCCGAAGATTCGGTGTTCCGCATCGACCACTACCTGGGCAAAGAGACCGTGCAGAACATCATGGCGCTGCGCTTTGCCAATCAGCTTTTTGATCCGCTGTGGAACTCGAACTTCGTTGACCACGTGCAGATCACCATGGCCGAAGACATCGGCTTGGGCGGTCGCGCAGGCTACTACGACGGCATCGGTGCCGCTCGTGACGTGATCCAGAACCACCTACTGCAGCTGCTGGCCCTGATGGCAATGGAGGAGCCAATCACGTACAACCCGCGCGAGCTGCGCACCGAAAAGATCAAGGTGTTGCGCGCGACCGCTCCGGTATACCCGCTTGCCAAGACCACCGCGCGCGGCCAGTACACCGCCGGGTGGCAGGGTTCCACGCGAGTGGTAGGCCTGCGCGAAGAGGAGGGCTTTGACCCTGACTCCAACACCGAAACCTTCGCGGCTTGCACGTTGCAAATCAATTCCCGCCGCTGGGCAGGCGTTCCCTTCTACCTGCGCACTGGCAAGCGCCTTGGCCGGCGCGTGACTGAGATCGCCGTAGTGTTCAAACAGGCACCTCCGCTCACTTTTGATGAATCGATGACCTCGGCTCAGGGACCGAACGCTCTCGTGATTCGTGTGCAGCCCGATGAGGGTGTTCTCATGCGTTTCGGCTCTAAGGTTCCGGGTTCCACCATGGAAGTACGCGATGTGAACATGGACTTCGCTTACTCTGAGGCGTTTACTGAGGAATCCCCCGAAGCCTACGAGCGCCTCATCCTTGACGCTCTCTTAGATGAAAACAGCCTCTTCCCTACCAATGAGGAAGTCGAGCTGAGCTGGGCAATCCTGGATCCAATCCTCGAGTACTGGGAAAACCGCGGCAAGCCTGACGATTATCCTGCGGGCACGTGGGGACCGGAAAGTGCCGACCGCATGATGGCCCGCGAGGGCCGCGCTTGGCGACGACCATAG
- a CDS encoding glucose-6-phosphate dehydrogenase assembly protein OpcA: protein MIFDLEDTTTRDIAKQLSAIREMGNQVTTGRVLTLIVVTSADSPLDEILHSINDSSGEHPSRVLLLVTGDVTAPTQLDASIRIGGDAGASEIIIMRVTGEIIEHLASLVTPLLLPDTPIVAWWPGAAPKQLAQDSIGLIAQRRITDVANDPSPTAPLSRRNHYAPGDSDLSWSRLTQWRGVLASALDQPPHEPVESVDIYGPKDPSVRIAAGWLADRLAVPIRLHHTSDECNEIDCHGELCHPVTKIELHRPTGPVVVEVVDAHTMSVQLPGCPPSLVAVGRRGLSDCLAEELRHLDPDNAYAKALRGLYRVQEV, encoded by the coding sequence ATGATTTTCGATCTCGAAGACACGACCACTCGTGATATCGCTAAGCAGCTCAGCGCTATTCGTGAAATGGGTAACCAAGTAACTACAGGTCGCGTGTTGACGCTCATTGTGGTGACTTCCGCGGACTCTCCGCTCGATGAAATCCTGCATTCGATCAATGATTCCTCTGGAGAGCACCCATCGCGTGTGCTGCTGTTGGTCACCGGAGATGTGACTGCCCCAACGCAATTGGATGCTTCGATTCGCATCGGTGGCGACGCCGGTGCCTCCGAAATCATCATCATGCGGGTCACTGGTGAAATCATCGAGCATCTCGCGTCTCTAGTGACCCCGCTGTTGTTGCCCGACACCCCGATTGTTGCTTGGTGGCCTGGCGCCGCGCCAAAGCAGTTGGCACAAGATTCCATCGGCCTTATTGCTCAGCGACGCATCACCGACGTAGCTAATGATCCCAGCCCAACTGCTCCGCTGTCTCGTCGCAATCACTACGCTCCGGGCGATTCTGACTTGTCCTGGTCGCGACTTACCCAATGGCGTGGCGTGCTCGCATCTGCGTTGGATCAGCCACCACACGAACCAGTCGAGTCCGTCGACATCTACGGTCCCAAAGATCCTTCGGTGAGGATCGCCGCTGGCTGGCTTGCCGATCGTCTCGCCGTACCGATTCGTCTCCATCACACTTCCGACGAGTGCAATGAGATTGACTGTCACGGAGAGCTCTGTCATCCAGTGACAAAGATCGAACTGCACCGGCCGACGGGCCCTGTGGTAGTCGAAGTCGTCGATGCCCACACGATGTCCGTACAGCTCCCCGGCTGTCCGCCATCCCTCGTCGCAGTGGGCCGCCGCGGGCTGTCTGACTGTCTTGCCGAGGAGCTACGCCACTTGGATCCAGACAACGCCTACGCCAAGGCTCTGCGCGGTCTCTACCGAGTCCAGGAGGTATAA
- a CDS encoding phosphoglycerate kinase: MKNLKDLLTEGVEGRNVLVRSDLNVPLNDAGDITDPGRINASLPTIKALSEAGARVIVMAHLGRPKGEVNPKFSLAPCAEALSEALGQYVALAGDVVGEDAHERANGLNDGDVLLLENVRFDARETSKDEAERGEFADQLVALTGDNGAFVSDGFGVVHRAQASVYDVAKRLPHYAGGLVEKEIDVLKRIADEPVAPYVVVLGGSKVSDKLGVIEALAPKTDALIIGGGMCYTFLAAQGYNVQKSMLQEEMIDTCKDLLERFGDKINLPVDLAWAPEFSADAEKSITGLEDTPEDQLSLDIGPESIKKFAEVLGSAKTIFWNGPMGVFEFEAFSDGTRGVAQAIIDATANGAFSVVGGGDSAASVRVLGLNEEGFSHISTGGGASLEYLEGKDLPGVAALA; this comes from the coding sequence ATGAAGAACCTCAAAGACCTCCTTACTGAAGGTGTCGAAGGCCGCAACGTCCTCGTTCGCTCCGACCTCAACGTCCCACTGAACGACGCCGGTGACATTACCGACCCAGGTCGCATCAACGCCTCCCTCCCAACCATCAAGGCGCTGTCCGAGGCCGGTGCCCGCGTCATCGTCATGGCACACCTTGGTCGCCCAAAGGGTGAAGTTAACCCTAAGTTCTCCCTCGCACCATGTGCAGAGGCATTGTCTGAAGCCCTCGGGCAGTACGTGGCTCTGGCCGGCGATGTCGTCGGTGAAGATGCACACGAGCGTGCCAATGGACTCAACGACGGCGACGTCCTCCTCCTCGAGAACGTCCGTTTCGATGCCCGTGAGACCTCGAAGGATGAAGCGGAGCGTGGCGAATTCGCAGACCAGCTCGTTGCCCTGACCGGCGACAATGGCGCGTTCGTTTCTGACGGCTTCGGCGTAGTCCACCGCGCGCAGGCGTCGGTTTACGACGTCGCAAAGCGCCTGCCTCATTACGCTGGCGGCCTCGTTGAGAAGGAAATTGACGTACTCAAGCGCATTGCCGACGAGCCAGTGGCACCGTACGTAGTTGTCCTCGGCGGTTCTAAGGTTTCTGACAAGCTCGGCGTAATTGAGGCATTGGCTCCAAAGACTGACGCCCTCATCATCGGTGGCGGCATGTGCTACACCTTCCTCGCAGCTCAGGGCTACAACGTGCAGAAGTCCATGCTGCAGGAAGAAATGATCGATACCTGCAAGGACCTGCTCGAGCGCTTCGGCGACAAGATCAACTTGCCAGTAGATCTCGCATGGGCCCCTGAGTTCTCCGCAGATGCCGAGAAGTCCATCACTGGTCTGGAAGACACCCCAGAAGATCAGCTCTCCCTGGATATCGGACCAGAATCTATCAAGAAGTTCGCTGAGGTTCTTGGTTCCGCAAAGACCATCTTCTGGAATGGCCCAATGGGCGTCTTCGAGTTCGAGGCCTTCTCCGACGGCACCCGCGGTGTAGCTCAGGCCATCATCGACGCCACCGCCAACGGTGCATTCTCTGTAGTCGGCGGCGGCGACTCCGCAGCTTCCGTCCGCGTCCTCGGCTTGAACGAAGAGGGCTTCTCCCACATCTCCACCGGCGGTGGCGCATCCCTCGAATACCTCGAGGGCAAGGATCTGCCTGGCGTCGCAGCGCTGGCATAA
- the tpiA gene encoding triose-phosphate isomerase, giving the protein MARKPLIAGNWKMNLTHLQAVGSAQKLAFKLPKDRYEKVDVALMVPFTDIRSIQTLVDGDKLEFTYGAQDVSVHESGAYTGEVSAEMLKALGCTWVVVGHSERREYHAESDDVVAAKAAVTIKHDMTPIVCVGEKLDIREAGTHVEFVVNQTKASLAGIEDLSKVVIAYEPVWAIGTGKVASAADAQEVCAAIRGAIAELAGEEVAAGMRILYGGSVKTDSVGELVSQPDVDGGLVGGASLDGEQFGELCAAAAAAV; this is encoded by the coding sequence ATGGCACGTAAGCCACTTATCGCTGGCAACTGGAAGATGAATCTGACTCACCTCCAGGCTGTTGGCTCCGCGCAAAAGCTCGCCTTCAAACTGCCAAAGGACCGCTACGAAAAGGTCGACGTCGCACTCATGGTGCCGTTCACCGACATTCGCAGCATCCAGACCTTGGTCGATGGCGACAAGCTCGAATTCACCTATGGTGCTCAGGACGTTTCCGTCCACGAATCCGGCGCCTACACCGGTGAAGTTTCCGCTGAGATGCTGAAGGCTCTCGGATGCACCTGGGTCGTTGTCGGTCACTCTGAGCGACGCGAGTACCACGCAGAATCTGACGATGTCGTTGCCGCCAAGGCAGCTGTCACTATCAAGCACGACATGACTCCTATCGTTTGTGTCGGTGAAAAGCTCGACATCCGCGAGGCCGGCACTCACGTCGAGTTCGTTGTCAACCAGACCAAGGCGTCCCTGGCTGGCATCGAGGACCTGTCCAAGGTAGTCATCGCCTACGAGCCGGTCTGGGCTATTGGTACTGGCAAGGTAGCTTCCGCCGCTGACGCTCAGGAAGTGTGCGCAGCTATCCGCGGCGCCATCGCCGAGCTTGCTGGTGAAGAAGTTGCAGCAGGCATGCGCATCCTTTACGGCGGATCTGTGAAGACTGACTCCGTTGGCGAACTGGTATCCCAGCCGGACGTGGATGGCGGCCTTGTCGGTGGCGCTTCCCTCGATGGCGAGCAGTTCGGCGAGCTCTGCGCTGCAGCAGCTGCTGCAGTTTAA
- the rapZ gene encoding RNase adapter RapZ: MTENGIVVTPEDDSALTRAAVVSTVSDKISGDAPVLITGMSGAGLNSAARVLEDMGWYVAQNLPAKLVLQMVEMCSTEDSPVDRLALVSDVRSRPFNGNLVQVIDELDARGHRPIILFMEARDDILIRRFDSVRRTHPMQGPDTLQHGITRERRTMFEVKEQADIVIDTSDLSVHDLRRAIEFSFESVTSNKTHVTLQSFGFKRGAPHDTDLILDVRFLPNPYWVGDLRKFRGVDKPVSDYVLAQKAAREFIDSFVEMFNTMIAGYRREGKRFVTVSIGCTGGHHRSVAMAEEIGRILSENSELEVAVIHRDIKLS; this comes from the coding sequence ATGACTGAAAACGGCATTGTGGTGACACCAGAGGACGACAGCGCGCTGACTCGCGCGGCTGTGGTCTCCACTGTGAGCGACAAAATTTCGGGTGACGCCCCGGTACTCATCACCGGAATGTCCGGCGCTGGTTTGAACTCTGCGGCCCGCGTGTTGGAGGACATGGGCTGGTATGTGGCCCAGAACCTTCCGGCTAAATTGGTACTGCAGATGGTGGAAATGTGCAGCACCGAAGACTCACCAGTTGACCGCCTTGCCTTAGTGTCAGACGTGCGGTCGCGTCCGTTTAACGGCAACTTGGTTCAGGTAATCGATGAACTCGATGCACGAGGTCACCGGCCGATCATTCTGTTCATGGAGGCACGCGACGACATCCTCATTCGCCGCTTCGACTCTGTTCGTCGCACCCACCCAATGCAAGGTCCAGACACATTACAACACGGAATCACCCGCGAACGCCGCACGATGTTTGAGGTGAAAGAACAGGCTGACATCGTCATTGATACGTCGGATCTGTCTGTGCACGATCTTCGTCGCGCGATTGAGTTCAGCTTTGAGTCTGTGACCTCCAACAAGACACACGTCACCTTGCAGTCCTTTGGATTCAAGCGCGGTGCGCCCCACGACACTGACCTCATCCTTGATGTTCGATTCTTGCCTAACCCATATTGGGTAGGAGATCTGCGCAAGTTCCGAGGCGTCGACAAGCCAGTTTCCGACTACGTCCTGGCACAGAAAGCTGCACGGGAGTTTATTGACAGCTTCGTCGAGATGTTTAACACCATGATTGCGGGCTACCGCCGTGAGGGTAAGCGATTCGTCACCGTGAGCATTGGTTGCACGGGTGGTCACCACCGTTCTGTGGCGATGGCTGAAGAGATCGGACGAATCTTGTCTGAGAACAGCGAACTTGAGGTGGCAGTGATCCACCGCGACATCAAACTTAGCTAA
- the secG gene encoding preprotein translocase subunit SecG: MALALQIVLVLASVLMTVLVLLHKGKGGGLSSLFGGGMQSNLAGSTVVEKNLDRFTIITAVIWIACIIGLNLLQTYS; encoded by the coding sequence ATGGCTCTCGCACTCCAAATTGTCCTGGTGTTGGCCAGCGTTTTGATGACCGTTCTGGTCTTGCTGCACAAGGGCAAGGGCGGCGGCTTGTCTAGCCTCTTCGGTGGCGGAATGCAGTCTAACCTTGCTGGTTCCACCGTGGTGGAGAAGAACCTCGACCGGTTCACCATCATCACCGCCGTGATTTGGATCGCCTGCATTATCGGGCTGAACCTGCTGCAAACCTACAGCTAA
- the gap gene encoding type I glyceraldehyde-3-phosphate dehydrogenase, which yields MTIRVGINGFGRIGRNFFRAVLERGSEIEIIAVNDLTDNATLAQLLKYDSILGRLGKTVEFDDESITVDGKKIIVTAERDPKNLKWGEWGVDVVVESTGFFTKKEDAQAHIDAGAKKVIISAPGKGVDGTFVVGVNHTDYDPETMTIVSNASCTTNCLAPMAKVLNDKFGIVKGLMTTIHAYTGDQRLHDAPHKDLRRARAAAVNIVPTSTGAAKAVALVLPELEGKLDGFAMRVPVITGSATDLTFEASRDVTVEEINAAMKEAAEGDLKGVLMYSEDPLVSSDIVTDPHASIFDSGLTKVMGNQVKVVSWYDNEWGYTNQLVSMTEYVGERL from the coding sequence GTGACCATTCGTGTGGGAATTAATGGCTTTGGCCGCATCGGCCGTAACTTCTTCCGCGCCGTTCTCGAGCGTGGATCTGAGATCGAAATCATCGCAGTTAACGACCTGACCGACAACGCAACCCTGGCACAGCTGCTGAAGTACGACTCCATCCTGGGTCGCCTGGGCAAGACCGTTGAGTTCGACGATGAGTCCATCACCGTTGACGGCAAGAAGATCATCGTTACCGCAGAGCGCGATCCAAAGAACCTCAAGTGGGGCGAGTGGGGCGTAGACGTAGTCGTCGAGTCCACCGGCTTCTTCACCAAGAAGGAAGACGCACAGGCTCACATCGACGCTGGCGCCAAGAAGGTCATCATTTCCGCTCCAGGTAAGGGTGTCGACGGCACCTTCGTTGTTGGTGTTAACCACACCGACTACGACCCAGAGACCATGACCATCGTCTCCAACGCATCCTGCACCACCAACTGCCTGGCTCCAATGGCTAAGGTGCTCAACGACAAGTTCGGCATCGTCAAGGGCCTCATGACCACCATCCACGCTTACACCGGTGACCAGCGCCTGCACGACGCTCCTCACAAGGACCTGCGTCGCGCCCGTGCAGCTGCAGTCAACATCGTTCCTACCTCCACCGGTGCAGCTAAGGCTGTTGCCCTGGTACTCCCTGAGCTCGAAGGCAAGCTCGATGGCTTCGCAATGCGCGTTCCAGTTATCACCGGTTCCGCAACCGACCTCACCTTCGAGGCTTCCCGCGACGTCACCGTTGAAGAAATCAACGCTGCTATGAAGGAAGCTGCAGAGGGCGACCTCAAGGGTGTGCTCATGTACTCCGAGGATCCACTGGTTTCCTCTGACATCGTCACCGACCCTCACGCATCCATCTTTGACTCCGGCCTGACCAAGGTCATGGGCAACCAGGTCAAGGTTGTCTCTTGGTACGACAACGAGTGGGGCTACACCAACCAGCTCGTTTCCATGACCGAATACGTCGGCGAGCGCCTCTAA
- a CDS encoding gluconeogenesis factor YvcK family protein, with translation MSSDHFAVPESLSSIVCLGGGHGLFQTLRAARSLNLADISAIVTVADDGGSSGRIRRELGHIPPGDLRMALCALARDDEEGAMWESVLQHRFGGTGALAGHAVGNLLISGLTDVLGSEMLALDAVAKLTRSYGRVIPVCPQPLDIEAEVAGLADDPRIMRMLRGQVAIASTPGEVRRVRLIPDGPVASKDALDAIERADMITLGPGSWFSSVIPHLLVGDIVEAISASKALRVVVLNLSNTQLETTGFSMERHIHMLMQHAPNLKVDRILVDKASPIDLTDLTHLERAAAAVGAMVVVDDVRQYNENGLATERHCPEKLAESLVRLYQTG, from the coding sequence ATGTCTTCCGACCATTTCGCCGTACCCGAAAGCCTCAGTTCGATTGTGTGCTTGGGCGGCGGTCACGGGCTATTTCAAACACTGCGTGCTGCTCGAAGCCTTAACCTCGCTGACATCAGCGCCATTGTTACCGTCGCAGACGATGGCGGATCGTCCGGTCGTATTCGTCGCGAACTAGGCCATATTCCACCTGGCGACCTGCGCATGGCACTGTGTGCCCTGGCGCGGGACGACGAGGAAGGTGCGATGTGGGAATCAGTGCTACAACATCGTTTTGGTGGCACCGGTGCACTGGCAGGTCATGCCGTGGGAAATCTGTTGATTTCGGGACTGACGGATGTGTTGGGCAGCGAAATGCTCGCCCTGGATGCCGTCGCAAAGCTCACTCGATCCTACGGTCGCGTCATTCCGGTATGTCCGCAGCCACTCGACATCGAAGCTGAGGTCGCTGGGCTTGCCGACGACCCTCGAATTATGCGCATGTTGCGGGGCCAAGTAGCTATCGCCAGCACTCCCGGAGAGGTGCGCCGCGTCCGTCTCATTCCGGATGGTCCTGTTGCGTCGAAAGACGCCCTGGATGCTATCGAACGAGCAGACATGATCACGCTCGGTCCTGGATCGTGGTTTTCCAGTGTGATTCCGCACCTGCTAGTGGGAGACATCGTGGAAGCGATCAGCGCCTCGAAGGCACTTCGCGTGGTTGTCTTGAATCTGTCTAACACCCAGTTGGAGACGACCGGGTTTTCCATGGAGCGTCACATTCATATGCTGATGCAGCATGCGCCTAATTTAAAGGTTGATCGGATTCTGGTGGATAAGGCATCACCGATCGATCTGACCGATCTCACTCATTTGGAACGCGCCGCCGCCGCAGTGGGGGCGATGGTTGTGGTCGACGATGTACGTCAATACAACGAGAACGGATTAGCCACTGAACGACATTGCCCAGAAAAGCTGGCGGAGTCGTTGGTTCGCCTGTATCAAACCGGCTAG
- the whiA gene encoding DNA-binding protein WhiA, protein MGVSLTAQAKTELAETALTRSSARSAEVAAIVRFAGHLEMLAGHPVLEIELDSQAVAHRVRDAISELFFKNVQLNTIGPGGMSKNTRYVLRLTEGVDDVIRRLGLVTRSGHAVRGLPPQVVAGTVTDAEAAWRGAFLATGTLTEPGRTCTLEIECPCQEAALALVGCARRMGIATKTKETRGSERVYVRDGEAIGALLTRMGAMSTRIEWEKHRERKAQQHGGQRLANFDDANLRRSARAAIAAAARVERALEILGDDIPPHLAEAGRLRILHRQASLEELGRLADPQMTKDAVAGRIRRLLSMADGRAAELGIPDTNAAVTEELLDEL, encoded by the coding sequence ATTGGCGTGTCACTGACTGCCCAGGCAAAAACTGAGTTGGCTGAGACCGCCCTCACTCGATCAAGCGCTCGTTCGGCCGAGGTGGCCGCCATCGTGCGCTTCGCCGGGCACCTCGAAATGCTCGCTGGACACCCGGTCTTGGAGATCGAACTTGACTCACAGGCCGTGGCCCACCGGGTGCGTGATGCCATTAGCGAGCTGTTCTTCAAGAATGTCCAACTGAACACCATCGGCCCTGGTGGCATGAGTAAGAACACCCGTTATGTCCTTCGTCTTACCGAAGGGGTGGATGATGTCATCCGCCGGCTCGGCCTAGTCACTCGGTCTGGGCATGCGGTTAGGGGTCTTCCACCACAGGTTGTCGCTGGAACAGTAACTGACGCGGAAGCTGCCTGGCGCGGAGCTTTCCTCGCAACCGGAACGCTCACCGAACCCGGTCGCACCTGCACGTTAGAAATCGAATGCCCTTGCCAGGAAGCCGCGTTGGCACTGGTGGGATGTGCACGTCGGATGGGCATCGCCACCAAAACTAAGGAAACCCGGGGCAGTGAACGGGTGTACGTTCGCGATGGCGAAGCAATCGGCGCACTACTGACGCGCATGGGTGCCATGAGTACCCGCATTGAGTGGGAGAAGCATCGGGAACGCAAGGCTCAGCAACATGGCGGGCAGCGCCTAGCAAACTTTGATGATGCGAATCTACGACGCTCTGCGCGAGCAGCCATTGCCGCAGCAGCCCGCGTAGAACGAGCCTTGGAGATTCTAGGAGATGACATCCCACCTCATCTCGCTGAAGCTGGACGACTCCGTATCCTGCACCGGCAGGCATCGCTCGAGGAGCTGGGCCGATTGGCAGACCCACAGATGACCAAGGACGCTGTTGCAGGTCGTATCCGGAGACTGTTGTCGATGGCGGATGGGCGAGCTGCCGAACTCGGCATTCCGGACACCAATGCGGCAGTGACGGAAGAGCTTCTCGACGAACTGTAG
- the pgl gene encoding 6-phosphogluconolactonase, which yields MKVQVVNVSDKTHLVARAAYDFVQLIAQAQAGHGLYDDGVARVVLTGGGAGIGLLEELRSLDWAATNQQEDFPAVRVDWSRVHIFFGDERVVPVDHPDSNEGQARAALLDHVAVNPDWIHSYRLGSLTPEDSAAWYNSELEKWAPKGFDLHLLGMGGEGHVNSLFPHTDAVQESSKLVLPVFDSPKPPAERVTLTMPAIHVAQHVWLLVSGAEKAEAAGHVIAGSDYLDWPAAGARGRVSTRLYLAEDATP from the coding sequence ATAAAAGTGCAGGTCGTCAACGTCTCTGACAAGACTCACCTCGTTGCCCGAGCAGCCTACGATTTCGTGCAACTGATTGCGCAGGCGCAAGCCGGGCACGGGCTTTACGACGACGGCGTCGCTCGAGTCGTGCTGACCGGCGGTGGTGCCGGGATCGGTCTGCTCGAAGAGCTCCGCTCACTTGACTGGGCTGCCACCAACCAGCAGGAGGACTTCCCTGCCGTCCGTGTCGATTGGTCGCGCGTACACATCTTCTTCGGGGATGAGCGCGTTGTCCCTGTCGATCACCCCGATTCCAATGAGGGGCAAGCCCGCGCTGCACTCCTCGATCACGTAGCGGTCAACCCGGATTGGATTCACTCCTATCGGCTCGGGTCGCTCACACCGGAAGACTCGGCGGCTTGGTACAACTCCGAGTTGGAAAAATGGGCACCAAAGGGTTTTGACCTGCACTTGCTCGGCATGGGTGGTGAAGGGCACGTCAACTCCCTCTTCCCTCACACCGACGCGGTTCAAGAATCATCGAAACTGGTTCTGCCAGTTTTTGATTCCCCGAAGCCACCAGCAGAACGAGTCACTTTGACTATGCCAGCCATCCACGTAGCCCAGCACGTCTGGCTCCTAGTTTCCGGGGCCGAAAAGGCGGAGGCTGCTGGACACGTGATCGCCGGATCTGATTACCTTGATTGGCCTGCTGCAGGGGCGCGTGGCCGGGTGAGCACTCGCCTGTATTTGGCGGAAGATGCCACGCCCTGA